Proteins encoded by one window of Mesorhizobium sp. INR15:
- a CDS encoding TIGR02186 family protein: protein MSGLSALKAAILLSLIVAAAPAKAQTPPTEGIQIGLSTDNVSITAGFSGADLTIFGSLENPDPLVARQGRYDVIVVLEGPPKPVVVRRKDRVLGVWVNLESETFENVPVSYSVATTRPLQDITEPNSYKQLSLGASNLYMQPADAGDSPATIEEFTAALRERKAGTGLYSENVGGVQFLSQNLFRATVRLAPNVPVGTHKARAFLFKSGLFIKESSAQLEIRKSGFEQSIFRVAHDYSFLYGVFAISLAMVTGWLGRLIFRRD from the coding sequence ATGTCTGGCTTGAGCGCGCTCAAGGCCGCAATACTCCTTTCGCTGATTGTGGCCGCCGCACCGGCAAAGGCACAGACGCCGCCAACGGAAGGCATCCAGATCGGCCTTTCCACCGACAATGTCTCGATCACAGCCGGTTTTTCCGGCGCCGATCTCACCATCTTCGGCTCACTGGAAAACCCCGACCCGCTTGTCGCACGCCAGGGGCGCTACGATGTCATCGTCGTGCTCGAGGGTCCGCCGAAGCCGGTGGTGGTGCGCCGCAAGGACAGGGTACTTGGCGTCTGGGTCAATCTGGAATCGGAGACCTTCGAGAACGTGCCGGTCTCCTATTCGGTGGCGACAACGCGGCCGCTACAGGACATCACCGAACCAAACAGCTACAAGCAACTGTCGCTTGGCGCCTCCAACCTCTATATGCAGCCCGCCGATGCCGGCGACAGCCCGGCGACGATCGAGGAATTCACGGCGGCATTGCGTGAGCGCAAGGCCGGGACCGGCCTCTACAGCGAGAACGTCGGCGGCGTGCAGTTCCTGTCGCAGAACCTGTTTCGCGCCACGGTCAGGCTGGCGCCGAATGTCCCGGTCGGCACCCACAAGGCACGCGCCTTCCTGTTCAAGAGCGGTCTGTTCATCAAAGAGAGCTCGGCCCAGCTGGAAATCCGCAAGTCCGGTTTCGAGCAATCGATCTTCCGTGTCGCCCACGACTATTCCTTCCTCTACGGCGTCTTTGCCATATCGCTGGCCATGGTGACCGGCTGGCTCGGAAGGCTGATCTTCCGCAGGGATTAG